From the genome of Desulfovibrio sp. JY:
CGATGATGACGAAGGCGTTTTCGATGTTCATGCCGCGCACAAAGGCCAGGGGCAGGATCTCGAATTTCTTCGGGTTGATGCGCAGCATTTCGTCGTTGGGGTTGAGAAACACCTTGTTGGCCGCCCGGCAGCGGTGGAGCTTGACCAGCAGATCGAAGACGTACTTCATGTACGGCTCCATCTTTTCGGTCACGTCGCCCGGCAGGTAGCCGAGCTTGGCCCCGATCTCGATGGTGGGCTTGAGCACGAAAATCTTCTCGTACTGCTTTTTCTCCTGCACCGCGAAAAGCGCCGCCGCCAGCGCCAGGAAGGTCTTGCCGTAACCGGCCTCGCTCTGGATGGACACCAGGTCGATGTGCTGGGACATGATCAGTTCCAGGGCCAGATTCTGGTAGACGGTGCGCGGTCGCACGTTCCAGACGTCGCAGGTGTAGTTGACGATCTTTTCGCCGTCCGGCGCGTGGAGCACGGGCTTGCCGTCACGCCAGGTGAAGCAGTTGGGGACGAGCTCCTCGCCCTCCTCGACGAATCCCGTAAAACGCTGAGACTCGGACTCGAAGGGCTTGGAATCGCGCAGTTCCTCGCTTTTGATGCCGCGCAGCTCGGCCTGGAGCTTCAGGATACGGTCGTTGGTCACGAGCACCGGGTCCTCGATGGTCGAGGCCTGGATCTCGTCGAGGATATGGTTGTCGACGATATCGGTGAACGCGGAGTGGCTTTTGTCGTTCTGAATGAAGTGGATATGCTCCCGGTGGTCGCTTAGGACCTGGATGACGTTGGCCACGATGTGGCGCAGTTTGGGGGTTTTCTTTAAGCCTTCAAGCTCCATGAGCACGTGGTAGGGAATGTGGATGGCGTTTTCCACGCCGTTTCGCAGCCGCAGCACGCTTTCCGGGTT
Proteins encoded in this window:
- a CDS encoding PhoH family protein — protein: MTQQVQGPGRKNYVLDTNVLIENPESVLRLRNGVENAIHIPYHVLMELEGLKKTPKLRHIVANVIQVLSDHREHIHFIQNDKSHSAFTDIVDNHILDEIQASTIEDPVLVTNDRILKLQAELRGIKSEELRDSKPFESESQRFTGFVEEGEELVPNCFTWRDGKPVLHAPDGEKIVNYTCDVWNVRPRTVYQNLALELIMSQHIDLVSIQSEAGYGKTFLALAAALFAVQEKKQYEKIFVLKPTIEIGAKLGYLPGDVTEKMEPYMKYVFDLLVKLHRCRAANKVFLNPNDEMLRINPKKFEILPLAFVRGMNIENAFVIIDEAQNLSRTEVRAVLTRMGEGVKCVVLGDTSQVDNPYLNEANNGLNWIVRKFKGFPNYAHIVLKGERSRGPITDMVLKSKL